The stretch of DNA CATGACAGGCTTGGAGATTACTCCAAACACCAGAGTCCCTTAGTGCTCGCTTATTGAAGAGCATATATTTCCCTGACTCCACTATTTTGGAGGCGACTTTGGGCAACCACCCCAGTCAGATATGGCGAGCCATTATCGAAGGTAGAGATACACTCAAACAGGGACTAATTCGTAAAATTGGCAACGATCAGTCTACTCGAATCTGGAAGGACCCGTGGCTGCCAAGAGACGAGATGCTACGGCCATATGGGTGTATTCACCCTAATCCGCCAACCCTGGTATCGGAACTGATCGACCACACTAGTGCTTCGTGGAACAACCAACTAATCAACCAAGTGTTCATGCCCACGGATGCTTGCACCATTATGGGAATTCCGTTGTGCACTCGTAATCTCCAGGACTTCTGGAGCTGGAATTTTGAAACAAGCGGAAACTTCACCGTCAAATCTGCTTATCGCATGCTTGTAGCGACAAGACAGCGCCGGGAGGCATGGCTTGAGGGCACGGCTGGAACATCAAATATTGCGTCCGAGGAGGGAGCTTGGAAAACTTTCTGGAAGACCCAGGTTCCTGCAAAGGTTAGGATGTTCCTCTGGCATTTATCAAAGCATTATCTCCCTACGGAGGACATCAGGGCTCATCGACACATGGCAGATAATGCTCACTGCGGCTTATGTGGCTCTCCTGATTCATGGAGACATTCTCTCGTTAACTGCACTAGCTCGAGAGGTGTGTGGGCATTAGTTGATGAGGAGCTAGCAAAAAATCTGGTCTCAAACACGGAACCCAATGCCAAACAGTTGCTCTTCACCTTCATGCACTCGCTATCACATGACCAGTTTGTATTGCTTGCGGTTACACTCTGGGCGATATGGACAGCGCGTCGCAAGGCTATTCATGAAGGAATTTTCCAATCGCCTCAAGCAATTAACTCCTTTGTCCGGCGCTTCATTGCTGAACTCAATATGATCGACGTGAGAAGCCCTATGAGGGGAGGAGTTCAACCTACGGGCCAGACACAAGCTGCACGCCCCAAAGCTCCTCCGGTTGGCTATGCCAAGATTCACGTAGATGCTGGAGTAAGAGCAAGGAAGGGtggatcagcagcagcagtttgCCGGGACAGGCAAGGCAACTTCTTAGGCAGCTCCGCATTGGTGGTAGCTGGCCTAGAGGATCCAACAATACTTGAGACTATAGCTTGCAGAGAGGCTTTGGCACTAGCGGAAGATCATAACCTGCACAATTTCGTCGTAGCATATGATTCCAAGCAAACAGTGGCTGATATTTTATGCGGGGGCAGAGGCAAGAGTGGTTCTATTGTCCAGGAGATCAATCTTACAACAACTTTATTTCAGTGTAATTTCTGTTTTGAAGGTCGTGTTGCTAATGTCGAAGCATATAGATTAGCCAAATATTCGCTTAGTCTCAGTCGGGGGCGCCACCTCTGGTTAGGCCAGCCCCACCGAGTTGTATCCCACCTCATGTGGTCTTTGATGAATAAAATTTGGCTTTTCCCTAAGAAAAGACTAAACTATTTACAAGATATAGAAAAGTGTACACTGTGCATTAATAGTTTATTCTTTTAGTGTAAAAATTATTTGTCTGAGTTCACGATGTTGATTGAGTGCAAAGAAAATCTCAAGAGGTTGAGGATTAACATTTTTTTTTTAAAATCTCTTATAGATCTAGAAGAGACTTTTGCCGAATATTAATATGGGTGATACTACACGTCGACTAGATGATAATCGAATTGCATCAACCGCCTCGGTAGGTGTTGGATGGCATACGGGACAGCCGTCAGGTGCCAGTCGTGATGCTTTCAAAGCTTTGTGACATGAGTCatattttcccgcaaaaaaaaaagacatGAGTCATATTACGCTTCATGAACCGCTTTCTATGGTTCATGTAAAAATCACTACAACATGATCTATGCTTCAACCACCTCTGTTGATGCCCGTCATTTGCAGCATGACCCGTGTTGCGATCGGACGCAACATGGGCCATGTTGCAATTCAAGGTTGAGCTGCCACATGTACCTTGCGCTGGCCTGTCATCTGCAACATGGCCTGTGTTACGACTTCAACATGGGCCACGTTACTATCTCGCCTGACCTCCCACAGGGACATGCATCATGTGCGCGAGGTGATGGTAATCACGATGAAAATCAGTTGCTTGAGTGCTAGCCTTCTCATTAATGGATTCTTCAAAAGTATCTTTTCTCgagcaaaaaaaatcaaattgaTATTTTTTTATTCACCGACTGAAATTAACAAAAGAGTATGGCTAGATCTCACTCGAGTGAAACTTAACCACGTCTCAGTGAAGTGACAGAATATacaaaataaaatatatttttgcacGGATCTTCATGTAAGATCTTACGAATATAGTATTGACTGAGACTTCGTTAAATCTCAGTCCAACTGAGATTTAGCAATCCTGTTAACAAAACCATAATAAAAACAACAACCATCGGAGCTTGGATCTCTTTGGAGCGCAGAAAATATTTCACGTGAGCATATCTGTAGCCTGTTTTGGATTATTTTTTCCTTCACGTTTTGAACAAGCAGCCAAGTACTCACTCCTTTCTAAAATGTAAGTCGATGGTTGACTTTTCTAGTTTTTCACAACTTTAACTATGATTTTTGCCAACAATGAtgcgacttatacatgttcaatcTATATAGTTGATACGCATATATTAGTGATTACAGTCATGCGTCAAAATCATGTAAAGTGAAGCGCGTCTTATATTTCGGAAATGATGAAGCAGATAACAGCACACAGCAAAGCGCAACTTGATGGTAAATTGTTAATCCAACGCTCACAAAGAAAGCAGCAACAAGATCCTAAAAAAAAAGCAGCAACAAAATAATCGACGGCTAGGTGCGGTCACCGGGCGAGCAGCTCCCGGCGTCGGTGGCACGGCCGGACACGTCTCCCCGCGCACCACCACACGCTTGGTTCGCAGGCGACACCGGCGACCCGCAGCAGCAGCAGTGCGCCGCTGCCCCACGCACTGCAACTTGCCGGCGGGGCGCGGCCAGGACACAAGGCATCCCATGCACGCGCAGGTGTCTGCTACTGTGCCACGCGGCTCCACCGATGCGCCATGGCCTGGTCCGGCTCCGGCCGAGAAGGAACCAATGTGCGCTAGACATGCTGGTGGTCGGCGAGGCGGACGGCGGCGCGGCAGAAGGGGCAGCGGGAGGCGGCCTGGACCCAGGGCACGGCGCAGGCCCAGTGGAAGCGGTGCGCGCAGGGGAGGTGCGCCAGCACGTCCCCGGCCCGGAACTCCTCCAGGCACACCGCGCACTCCGCCTGCTGCTGATGCTGCTCCTTCCTCCGGCCCCAGCTgaaccgccggccgccgcctctctTCGTGAACACCTCCCGCTGCAGGGCGCTCGCCGCCCCTGCCGTGTCCTTGGCCGGGTGGTCGCTGGTGGTGCTCGACGGGGCCGGGAGCCGGAGGCTTCCCGTGCTGTGGCGCCTGCAAGTCGCAACGCAGAGGATTGATTAAGCCACTGGTTCGTAGGAAATTTAGCTGAATCAAATACAGAGCCATCAAGGCAGAGCTAGCTCTGCTCGAGAACAGAGAAAACACAAGGAAGAATCTTGATACTGACTGACTCAGATTTTCTTGAGCGTAAATCAGCCTCTGCAGCAGAGCTGATTGATCAGTGAGTGACATCATGACTCCATGCATGAACTCACTCATCAATCATGAGCAAATTATATCCATCCTTACCAAGAAAAAGTATACTGAATTTTCTCTCTGAAAATGCAAACGATGCCACAGGAAGCTAGATTCCTTCACAAAAGTACTTTGGCTCCTTCACTAAAAAAGCACCTGCTATCTAATGACTCATGTCCATGTTTCTTGTTTCACAATTCAAACAAGTTTCACCAAACAGGGGTCTCTGAAGTCCGAATTGTGTAAAAATCTTGAAAAAACAGCAGTGAATTCAAAAAGGGTAAGAAGAACCGTAAGTAAAGTACCTCTTGACCACAGATTCTCTCTGGCTCCTGAGCTTGTGATCCAGCCTCTCCTTGGCCTCCCGGGCGATGCCGTCCAGCTGCGTCGTCCACGCCTCCTCGCCCACGCCGCTCCTCTGCTGCAAATCGGGTTTCATCGAGCCACAGGAAACGATCGAGATTAGTACTGTAATCAACATGCGAGCATCAATCAAACAGGAGGATGACGAACAATCCATGGCTTCTACTAGTTGTTATTACCATCGCAAAACCTGACGAGCCGAGGTGGGCGTGGTCGTGCCCGAACATGCCGAGCGacgccggccgccgcgcgccggCGCACGGGGCCTCCGCCGCCGGccggagcctcctcctcctggcaaACTCGACGCCAGGGAGCATCCCGGCCATGAGGcccatccaccaccaccacgtgaTCTGTACCACGACAACAACACAGCACCAGCCTGCCGCCTAATGCCTACAAAACGCACGTACCTATCCACCAGCAGCAATCTACCAACCTAGCTAGCGTGTGCGCTCTcggctacgatcgagattcagggGCTCGGGAAGAACTGTATGTGGAAAGCCTCCATTTTGagcaggaagaggaggaggagcgcgtcCATGTCCGGCCGACCATCAACCTGCAGGCTCGTCGTCCGGACGGGGGGCAGCGGCTTTCTATCTAGGGGAGGGGGTGATGCTCATGGAGTGGGCGCGCTCCAACTGTGAACTGTGCATGCCAATTGCCCCAACCACCTTCACTCTGCTCTATTCATAGCAGCGTAGCTGGGAGATCGAGTGGATGCGCGTGTATTTATGCGATCCCCGTGGGCCCACGTGACCGGAATTTCGAGCatgattttttttattcttttaggTGCTAGGACAAACCTCGTTGGATAATTAGGCTTCGTGGCTATGTATGCGGCACCTGTTTGGATGGCTGCCGTTCACTCTGTCTAAGCCTAGCCTTCCAAGAATTGCACAGATATATTTATTTACTTCTTTAAAAATCACATCCAACCCATTCATCATAATACTTTTTTGGAAAACTTTTAATCTATTCATCTATAATCATGACAGTGCAACAGACACAAAAAATAATGATAATTACAACCAGATTTGCAGAACACCTAATGATGACTATAAGCACTGAAGCGAGCtgtcgtcatcgcccctccctcgccggagtcgggcacaacttgttgtagtagacagtcggaaagtcatcATGCTAAGCAGGAGAGGAGCTAGGATAGCACTGGGCCCCGGGCCTGCTTCATTGCTACAGTGATTAACAGTGTAAA from Triticum dicoccoides isolate Atlit2015 ecotype Zavitan chromosome 6A, WEW_v2.0, whole genome shotgun sequence encodes:
- the LOC119318331 gene encoding probable E3 ubiquitin-protein ligase HIP1 isoform X1, translated to MGLMAGMLPGVEFARRRRLRPAAEAPCAGARRPASLGMFGHDHAHLGSSGFAMQRSGVGEEAWTTQLDGIAREAKERLDHKLRSQRESVVKRRHSTGSLRLPAPSSTTSDHPAKDTAGAASALQREVFTKRGGGRRFSWGRRKEQHQQQAECAVCLEEFRAGDVLAHLPCAHRFHWACAVPWVQAASRCPFCRAAVRLADHQHV
- the LOC119318331 gene encoding probable E3 ubiquitin-protein ligase HIP1 isoform X2, which encodes MGLMAGMLPGVEFARRRRLRPAAEAPCAGARRPASLGMFGHDHAHLGSSGFAMRSGVGEEAWTTQLDGIAREAKERLDHKLRSQRESVVKRRHSTGSLRLPAPSSTTSDHPAKDTAGAASALQREVFTKRGGGRRFSWGRRKEQHQQQAECAVCLEEFRAGDVLAHLPCAHRFHWACAVPWVQAASRCPFCRAAVRLADHQHV